The Schistocerca nitens isolate TAMUIC-IGC-003100 chromosome 6, iqSchNite1.1, whole genome shotgun sequence DNA segment gtaagagaatattttactagaggtagacataaaggaattgaatgtttttatttagctcaaacatactcaaaaatacctaaacagttagtcagagataatctgaatttcttaaatatatttagacaggatgatacaaatctacatcatgtttataatgaatttgttggtggtgatttaaaatttaacgaatttaaagaaatatgtagtaaatgttggaatgatgaatttggttttataacaatagatattacaaggaaatgtaatgatggaaaatatagaaataaaatacaacatttcataagaacataaacgtaaacataaacataaacataaatgttaacataaacataaatgttaaacataaacataaacgttaacataaacgttaaacgtcaactcaaacatcaacataaacacattttcattctaaataaatgtttacaaaatatgattcagctatagttaaacaagctaaacgtaatagaaaaaaagtagaaaaattaaaagaacaatttaaaacatggaaaaaacaaccaagaacagaatatgaaaaatataaaaaagaggatcaacctgttattgatgctatagaacaattaaaacaagggtttgaagaaataggtgataatgttctgaaagctattgaagaaaatagagaggtagaaaaacaaataattccatatcatcaccatcatgacatagcaccaattaatgattttacattaagtgtatctgaaatacgagatgttttaactcaatatgatgaagaaataaaaaataaaaaaatgcttaataaaaatgatgatagcaaaggtaaaattataaatataagtgaaagaatgttaaaatatatcaataacagtgaggatccagtttttggattaagacctgttggaatgtttaagtacattggtaaattacctgtagaattcaaaggggataaactaatcattggtggacatgaatatgatggtacagatggattaatgaaccttttaactaaaaaacatatttctatggatgatttgaatgatgaattttatccTGTCGATCTATCAAATTATGCGgatatattatacaaatcagatgcgttatattctgataaaaatccaaataaaataaaatcaagtaaaagtgttaaatacaataatttgataaaagaaattgttgatatttatttcccccaaaaaagaaaacaaactatagattcatcagattattcagatgtgtccccaaccaaatcaggtacaggatttgttaaaaaatatagtgaatatatatggatgaatgatgttagacaactaattgatagattaatggtaattcatggtgaggaaatggctggtaataataattattacaatgaaaaggtaggaataactaaaatgttaacaaataaatttaatgactttataattaatgatccaaaaggtattccatatttaattaggttcttgaataatataccacatacattttggaagaatgaaaaatatggtaaaggcttgataaatacattaattaataaattaccatttgaaatgcatctacctggttataattattgtggaccaggtacaaaattagatgaaaggttatctagaggtgataaaggtataaatccattagatgaagcatgtaaacagcatgatattgcatatagggataataaagatatagaaaaaagacatatagctgataaaatattacaaaatgtagcaaaagagagaatgtatagttcagatgcatcattaggtaaaaaattagcttctactgctgttagaggtataatgtatactaaaagaaaattaggaatgggactatatcttgatgagatagatgggatttttaatctatataaatgaatacattcagtattgactatactttactacctagtggaaaaattaaaccaaaagcacttaaaattaaagccaataatgatcaactaaatagtattgatcagtttttaactaatgctcaaaaaagaaaaagagataaaaaaattggtggtaatttacttattacactaggtattccagttgtgaaaaagattattgaatatttacagaaaaagaaagaaggtagtggattaacacaacatgaaggtggttttctacctttactatttgcagcattaggagcattgggatctttagcgggtggtgctgcagctgttgctagttcagttatgaataaaaagaaaaatgatgctaaattagctgaattaaagaggcataatatggaaatggagaaaaaaggtacagggttaaaaaaacgatgcaaaaaataatgaaaatgtatccacaagcattgagtaattttgatttagaaaatatagctaaaaaactaaaaattaaacattttaaaggtgtttttatgatagatgagttatctaataaacctaaaaataatgaatgtggaatagtaaatttagacacatctgatcatgttggtacacattggatatgttattataagaataatgatggtaaatttgtgtttgattcatttggtggcaatataccatatcaactagttaaatatttaggtgaaaatgaattatactataatgcaatgagaatacaaaattatgatatgtggacatttatgtatatttgtgttaaagctattatcagatggttataaattcagtgatattttgaatctaataaatggacatttttggaaataaaataaaatcagaaaatataaaaaacaaacaaattaataaactaaactcaatattggattcaaaaattcaaaatgtaattaatgaatttgaaaaagaactgattgagatttttgaggttaccaaaaaatatattagttttaaaggtaaacggttagtaaatataaatgacccagttaatgactatgatgctgttacaaaaggatacttagaaaaagaatatgttaccaaacctgaatacatgtctattttaacacaatttaataactatgttaccaatacaaaatttaatgaaaaaattaatcagattcatcaagataactacaacacttttaagaatttcttcacaaaaaaggagattgcaaaggctttttcagattatttctcaaagtcagatttatcaccatacataaataaaataaataatcttgaaaataaaatctgtgataaacaaacaattgaatttacctttctgactggaaatgaacaaaaaatgcacaactttgaatatgatttcagacttaaaagaattgttgttgttggtaagaatataaacaaagatttgaaatttgatgactttgatattgcagtaagtgtagctgataaattatatgaagtaaataatggtaatcaatcaataattgtacacaaatcaaattttctaactgttacattaaatgatgcagttaaaactgttccagttgatgttaagttaattatatttggtgaattaatagatgaagaagaattttaagccttataaatgaatgataaaatatattgtttgaagtgtaaaacatttacagatacacatgatctacatagatcaataactaaaaatggacgtaatagaattgaaggcatatgttcagtatttaaaacaaaaaagagtaagtttttaaaaaaaatttaattgtaagtagagaaaatataataaatgaactacataaaccaatgagtaaaaattataatagaagaaaagtagaatcatttggaatagatgatttatggcaggctgatttagttgaaatggattcaggtaatttaaaaggtatatcaaaaattaataaaggatataaatatatgttaactattattgatgtatattctaaatatgcatgggctattccaattaaggataaatcaggtgaaaatgtagcaaatgcatttgataatatatttaaaagtagatcaccaaaacatttacaaacagataatggaaaagaattttataataaatattttaataaactaatgaaaatatataatgttaatcactattctacatttactgaaattaaagcatcagttgtagaacgatttaatagaacactaaaagagaaattgtggaaacaatttgatattcaaggtaactataaatgggttgatatattacaaaaactagtaaatgactataataatactaaacatagtacaataaatatgaaaccaatagatgttaatgataaaaattataaaccaaatgctactgtaatatatccatataaagctaaatattctattggtgatcaagttagaataagtaaattaaaaggaatatttgaaaaaggatatacagctaattggtcaacagaattatttgaaattgaagatgttatttattcagatccaattacatataaattaaaagatattaaaggtaatttcaatgaacatgagttacagaaaacaaaatatccagatgtatatcttattgaaaaggtgttaagaacaaaaggtgataaagtatatgttaaatggttaggatttgataattcacataatagttgggttagtaaggacaacataattatgtgaataatttttatatatataaatgaagaagtttgcacttctgttttttctatctgtctgttatcctgatgatgatgtatctatattcattaatcagttaaatgacgaatctttgaattatgtatatgatctgaatggtgaggaaatatgtgttgtttatgaatattttaagaaacaaattgtttattttttatataataaatgaggctgatagaagtcatatctaaacttgaacaattcaacattgatttttatttacataataatcttagaattggttatattaaatatgaaaaaatgttgtatacgacttatagaattattattcataattatgatgaaaaggtatttctaaattttaaagaatcaattacatcatctgattgggaattttcttcaactatagataaccatattattgatttatattttagtgataagaatgagaatattaagtctgtataaatgaaaacaataatactcttattgttgtttaaaattatatatgccaatgataagagtaaagcaataaagtatttaagtgattatggatatttagatattacaaatgttaatgataatactcatgttagtgatgatacatttagagaagcattaatgttatttcagttaacatataatcttgaaataagtggtgaattaagtgatgatactttaaattttatgaacatgcctagatgtggtgtaaaagatgaatttggtagctatagaactagtttgtataaatggaataagcaacatatcaaatggcattataaaggtgctactaagaaagtattacaattaactgatgcagcatttaaaatatggcaagataaaatagatattcagtttaaacaagatagcaataatcctgatatcttaattacaaataaaagacgtaaacataaatttgaaattgataaaagtatacattgttcaaaggatttagatggtaaaggtaatgttttaggtcatgcattttttccagatatgaataataatcctgtagaaatacatatggatgatgatgaaatatggtatttagagatgaatactaatacaccaaaaggacaaacaaatctatttgaagtattaatacatgagattggtcattcattaggtctacgacattcagatgattatggttcaataatgtatgcatactataatggatcgcatttagaattatctcaagatgatattgatgctattcaaagtttatatggtaaacaatcaacacaaccaacacaagtaccaattaaaccaatttcaccacctatacaatcagaacctatatcattatgtcaaactaaacatattcatcacatattatttatgaatgggattttatatgttttttatcagaaatgggtgtggataattcaaaatacaataccacaatcacaattaataactgattggttaacatttttaccaaatgatgtaaaccgtatagatggtatatatcagagacctagtggtgaacttgttatattttccaataatatggtatatatgatacatttacatacattacaattgatatcaggatatccaaaaccactatctagtacaggtttacgcaataatttcaaattaaatggcatagtgaacacttattctggtagaacatttattttctttaatgactttttctatgctgaaatagatgaatgtaatttaaaatataaagtacgtggtattataagtagagaatattctgaattaccaactggtataaattcagtatttaggtacattaatggtatgttgtacttttttagagatgatgccttttatgaatataatgaattcaccaaaaaagtagtaaagtatggtatatttgatttatcactatttggtatagattgtattaaatcatcttcgttaatatcagaactaataattgtactaaacaatacaatccaacaattaaaacatttttcttctatataaatggaactattaactagacttaatagtgttaataaaaatacaccattggtgaaattatgtgacattgaagtggataaagtgtatcatattacaaatgtagaaatcaaaaatactaaattaggttttaaaacatttattgaacttaataatgaatttaatataatactaccagatagatatgcaaaaatgattggttgggatgattgtacagctataattggttgtaatattgtatataaaggaatgatggatagatcagataaaaaggtacatgtattagaatttagacaacaataaattagagtttttaagtgtaataaatggatacaactaagaaatgttgtagatgtaaagaagataaaaatatta contains these protein-coding regions:
- the LOC126263372 gene encoding collagenase 3-like, encoding MKTIILLLLFKIIYANDKSKAIKYLSDYGYLDITNVNDNTHVSDDTFREALMLFQLTYNLEISGELSDDTLNFMNMPRCGVKDEFGSYRTSLYKWNKQHIKWHYKGATKKVLQLTDAAFKIWQDKIDIQFKQDSNNPDILITNKRRKHKFEIDKSIHCSKDLDGKGNVLGHAFFPDMNNNPVEIHMDDDEIWYLEMNTNTPKGQTNLFEVLIHEIGHSLGLRHSDDYGSIMYAYYNGSHLELSQDDIDAIQSLYGKQSTQPTQVPIKPISPPIQSEPISLCQTKHIHHILFMNGILYVFYQKWVWIIQNTIPQSQLITDWLTFLPNDVNRIDGIYQRPSGELVIFSNNMVYMIHLHTLQLISGYPKPLSSTGLRNNFKLNGIVNTYSGRTFIFFNDFFYAEIDECNLKYKVRGIISREYSELPTGINSVFRYINDRYAKMIGWDDCTAIIGCNIVYKGMMDRSDKKVHVLEFRQQ